The Gossypium hirsutum isolate 1008001.06 chromosome D03, Gossypium_hirsutum_v2.1, whole genome shotgun sequence genomic interval AAATTATACGCTTTTATTTCGCTTGACTTGCTCTCTTTAAATACTTGTTGTCCCCCTTTTGTTCATTGCTGgaaaatacaataataatgcTATTAATTTTTTCCTCCATCTGCCGGCATTTTTGTCCTCTTAACTTTCCTTGTATTCTCCCTACTTGGTTTCAAAATTCAACATGGATTCATCAGATTTTCCTACAAGTAGATCACCTAGAAAAGAACTTCAAGGACCTCGGCCGGCTCCTTTGAAGGTCCGTAAAGACTCGTACAAGATCAAGAAACCTCCATTGGCACCACAACCACTGCtgcagcagcaacaacaacaacaaccaaTCCAGATAAGGCCTCCCGTAATCATCTACACTGTGTCACCAAAGGTGATCCATACTAACCCTAGCGACTTCATGAACCTAGTGCAACGCCTTACAGGATCAACATCATCATCGTCTTCGGGATCTTCAACGCTTCCGCCATCAACATCCGATCACCCAATATTCAGTGATACTACCAGTGGTGCGATCTCACCAGCAGCAAGGTTTGCTACAATAGAGAAAACCAAGCCACCTGCAGAAGTGAAACGACAACAAATTTATGAAGAAAACTATGGATTTGTACAAGGCATAGAGATGAATCCTGGAGTTGAAAGGATAAGTTTGTTTCCAGGGATTTTGTCTCCTGGGCCAACCTCACTGCCTCGGATATCACCAAACTTCTTCTCACCACCGTCTGATCCAAACTCAATCGGTTTCTTCCATGATTTGAGCCCGGTTCTTCATGGGAATAGGAATTTCATAGAAGGTAGTTTCATGCCTAGTCCTTCAAGCTTTAATATTTCACCTTTTTCCATACCGTCTCCTACTACTCCATCAATAGACCTTTTCAACAATTTCTTTGACctttaaagaaatattttttctttaGGAAGATATACAAATAGAAATTCATTTCCCTTTGATTTATGGGGTTTCTGAAGATGTTTATTGGAGTGGTGGATATTGGATTTTTCTGCAACTTGAATTAATGGTGAAGGTTGAGGATTGAACTAGAAATTTGATATGCGTATTTTGGTAGGTTTGAAACTTCTTAATTGCCTTCATGTGGTGGGCCTTCTGATAGGCAGATCTGCCTCAAAAAATACTGTGATACCCATcaatcttttttcttctttttttctctctttatcTGATACAGAATTTTATTTCTCCGCAATGTTGATGTAATTTCAAAGCATTAAAAATTGGTTTTCTTATCGTTATTCTTTTTTCTTGATTTCTTGCAAATATTGTGTTTCTAGCTTTTAAAatatcagattttttttttaaatatcacacacatatatatattcgataTATGATTAGAAGGAACTAAAAGATACTGGTTAAAGATTACATCATAATCAATTTTAgtacaattaaataatttaattataagatCAATGTCATTAAGTTTTATATCCAACTTAACCTAATTATaaacttcaaaaaagaaaaaaaaatacctattataaattaaatattagatCCAAGTGCAAAGTGCGCTTCTAGAAAACAAGATTtatattataagtttttattaaatttttttcttaatatttgtTAAGGCCATTTTATGTTAAATGTAATAATTGatcatttaatttgataaataagatACTCGCGCAATTCTTACATTAGTTAtaacattatttcaataatttctggATCAAAAAGTCAAATACAACACTTTAGCtattgagttatattttttataattatctttttattattttattgctaaGAAATCGGGGAGCAGTTAAATAAGAGCTTACGCAGTTGGACAAAAATCATCCTTTCTAAGATCAATTTGCCATTAATTTATTAATCAGATTTGAAAACTTTAAacatatgaaatttaaaaaatgaagttAGATTTTTGGTTAGCAGAATTCCACTTCAAATATTAACAGAGTAATTAAATGAAAGGGTAAGCATTATAGTAATAATTAAACTctcttgaaattaaaaaaaaattgtaatttcttAAACTTATTCTATTGATAAAGTGTAATTACATCGTAATTGTTAATGTATTGATTTGTAATTGCAATTACAaagttaaataatttatattttaaaaatattaactactataaaaaattattagtactGTTATACCCCTCTGGCTTGGGATGTAACGtcttgaaatagggcctaaacggaacagtgttgcgaaaccacgaatctgagattGAAAaatttattgtgattaatttttatgatttatcgattgattggatgcatgtattagaataccgataagaaatttcaatgattgcatgtctgaattgcatattagggtttaattgcaaaagtgggtaaatatgagctttagatgataaaggatttaatagaagtgcataattgaagtagaggtccttaaatggtaattaaacaattagattttcatggacaaaaatgggcatgcatagataaaaataactaaagttttaatgaagggcattttaatcatttggtaataaaaagaattaaaagggaaaaagagggCAAAATGTGCTCCTCTTCTTCCATAAGGGCCGAAACTTCAAGGGATTCCATAACTAGAGTTTCTTCagtttctcaagctcatagtaagtgcatccaagtcccgtttttaatttttttacgtttttggagtcctgatAGCTctgtttagcttattctaccattaattcatgttagggtttatatttggaaaaatacccataggtgaaatgtgtttattttgatgttttatggtagaatatgaagtttgaaattatgttaaacaacttttgctaggcgattttaagtgaaaacgagtaaaacaacataatcggtaaaaatacctaatgtttataagtaaatgttagagtgggaatttgatgttgccatagaagggaaagatgttcagcgtgtcataaaacctaagaataagggatgaagtttaatttctgagctttgaggaaaaagtgcaaatatgcaaaagtttaggaataaaatcataaatttgccAAAGTTCGAGTTAAGGACTGTTcaatgaatgtgagtattaaataagctaaatttgctattatagatcaagaggaatGAAATACAGAGTTAAaccggggaaagaaaaaagttgaggactaagttgctagatttgatcgtattttgtaccaaggtaaatttacggtaaataaatgcaatatttcaataattattattaatattgttattttccaacaattatatacttatttcatgaaattattcaatgttgactcaagtatgagatgacagagaatcagtgttaaaaagtccccttgaaacattaggaatgtatcggataaaAATGACATTGGCgttattgaggttatgagaggtcccacgtaagaccatgcatgggacatggcgttggtaccgagatgagaggttccccgtaaaaccatgtctaggacatggcatgggcaccgatatgagaactctcatgtaagatcgtatctgggatatggcatttgtagtacaggaaacatcccatgtaagaccatgtctgggacatggctttgacatgttattatcaaataggagacccgagtatccttagtattccaagtggttcaacgggctagtaaatagactaggttacatgaaagttcaggtaaaagtataataaatagattcaggtgcgttataagggttaagaatatctcagttatcagttaaaaaaaagtttcagcaaaggaggagtaagttataatcatgagttatttaagtaagcaagtaagtaaacaagtaagagagtaagtaaagaagaaagtaaagatcatgatacttgatgataatttatgagcataattatttatgataaatgttgctatttatttgcttgtaaacttactaatatctcagttatcagttgagaaaaaaatttcagcaagggaggagtaagttataatcatgagttatttaagtaagcaagtaagtaaacaagtaagagaataagtaaagaagaaagtaaagatcatgagacttgatgataattttttagtttaattatttatgataaatgttgttttTTGTAAACttagtaagctttatgcttaccccttttattttccttctttttatagtctCGCCAAGCCAATTTGGGGATCGTAAAGGCGtcggagatcgtttcacactatcaacagaccatTTCAGTATTTTGTGATTTGAAacattttaagttatggcatgtattgggacttagtcattttgtgtgtgtgtccttatgatatgactaatgaatagcatgtaaatactcgataatgattagctattgaaatggctatttaagaacatgttttggtgttatgtatgcctaaatgatagttaatacaaagaaattataaaacagtaaaaatttgcaatggaatagTTTTTCGACAGTAGCATTGACATGATTTTGAAagatcaccaaggatagtagaaatgaaattagagagtgaatgagatatacaattaaatcttatcaagtttactttcacatgaaagcaacggtgtaggcaaaggaattttatatttcgTGATATTTGAATTCTAGTGAGACAAGAttagaatggtttttgaagtcccctgttctaactttaggaaatcattaaaaattgtacagaaagaattatgagtcataatttatatgtctagattccttagtttttctattttcaatagaTACAAGAAAAATAACCATATGAagcctgtacaatgagataacttatttttagtgaatagaggttagaactgtcagatagtgaaacatgggagactttaaggaattaactgtactatttggctaacccaaaaattctagaaattttatgataagaagatatatgagtctagttttaggaaaaatttacaaatctaaattttgagttttttaacttgagttatagttaaattagtgactgtcaTGCAAGTGgacaattttattatgaatagtgaaataaattattttgatttatttaaatattcgagaaatttttaatgttcccagttTGGACTCGAACCGTTttcattgcatgttttagggtcttgagggtacttttttgggacatattgattgaacgtgagcatattaattttaaaagaaaatttttatgctccgaaccaGTAAGTTAAATcaagtaacgcctcgtgctcgactccggcaacggtctcgggtaaggggcgttacatttattggcATCAGACCGAGAGTTTAGTcagttttcaaaatattttgtatgaataagagtctagctatacatgccatacttgtattttgatagtgtgacgactcctaacgattttaaaatgtttttcttttatagttatggatacTGAATGAGCTGGGACatatgatgtagagagtaatgcgcccaCTCCCGCAAAAGGGACGATGCCActagatagtagtgaaaggcccgttacagttagttagggaggaggggctcgagaagccttcttctaaGCTATGAAtaaatggtttgccgagttcatTCGTACGAATCTGGCTGTTAGACTTCCACCTCCTCATGATTCTCTGATcccccatgtagcttccccagtcacaggtacagttataagagaaaggccactagttgataagatcagaaaacaaggggttgaagagtttcgagctactaaagatgatgatgtagagagagcagaattttggctctagaatactatcagagtcttttaTGAGTTTTCTTGTACACTTGAGGAATGCATGAGGTGTGTTGTCTCACTCCTTAGAGATttagcctatcattggtggaagactcttgtgtcaGTTTACCAAGCgagagagttacttgggatttctttcaggaagagttctgtaaaaagtatattagtcaaaggtttattggccagaaaagaaaagagttccttGAGTTAAAGTAGAGTAAGAAGACTGTAACCGAGTATAAACGtgaatttgttagactcagcaattatacttgagagtgtgtgtctacagaggctatcatgtgtaaaagctttgaggatgggctcaatgatgatatccgactgtTAGTTGCCttctagagataaaagagtttgttgttctagttgaaagagcctgtaaggcagaggagttgttaaaagaaaaagaaaagggaaaagctgAAATTGAGGTTTAAGCACAAAGGAAAGACAGATGAGTAGATCATTTTAGTCTACATCCAacaggcctagagagttctctattAGATCAAAATTTTCAGCCGTGTATCCTAGCCGAAATAGAGGTAGAAGATTTGTGGGTTCAAGAGCTCATACTACTATAGTCGCAAGTGTGGGTAGTACTCCACCACCTAGACCAGACTGTTCtcaatgtggtagacgtcatctCGGTGAGTGCCGAGCAAATGAAAgtgcttgtttcagatgtggtgcaCTAGATCATTTTATTCAGGATTGTCCTGAAAcagttaaaagagaagtaataccgagtgCAAGATCGGGAAATGCTCCCACTAGAGGCAGACCATAGAGGAATCTGGGAGTTGGAGTAAGTAACAGGGGTATGTCCAGAGACTCAGCAGCTAGACCAGATGCTAGAGCACCcacaaggacttatgctattcgcgctcgcgaagaggcatcctccgcCGATGTGAttgcgggtacattttctctctatgatactagtgttattgctttgattgatctggattcgacccattcctatgtttgcatgagaTTGATGCCTAATATGAACATGCCCATAGAATCTACCGAATTTGTGATTtaagtatcgaatccattgggccagtatgtgttagtagacgaagtatgtaaaaattgccttttgatgattagaggtcactattTTTCGGCCGATcttatgctattgccatttgatgagtttgatgtgattcttggtatggattggttgactcccatgatgtgatagtgaattgcaaaaagaaatacattgagttgaaatgagaaaatggtgatattattcaggttaattcagatgagtcaAATAGTTCTCTTGTCATGATTTCTGTTGTGTCTgctcagaaatatttgagaaaaaggTATGCTTATCTTACTTTTGtactgaatactaaagatccagagttgaaaattgaatcaatgccAATAGTTTGTGAGTTtttcgatgtgtttccagaagaattgtcaagtttgcctcctattagagaagttgagtttggtattgagttggttcCAGGTAtcactcccatttctattgctccttatagaatggccccattagaattgaaagaattgaaagctcagttgcaggaattaactgatATAGGTTTTGCAATGCCTATTTGTTCTCCGTAGGGCGCaccagtactttttgtgaaaaagaaagacggttcgaTGAGGTTGTATATAGATTATCGGTAGCTTAGcaaagtaacaataaagaataaatatccactgcctagaattgatgatctgtttgaccaattgaagggagccactgtgttctccaagatagatttgagatccggttagTATCAGTTGTGataccatttggcttaactaatgttCCTTccatattcatggatttaatgtaCCGAATCTTTCGACCGTACTTGGACAAGTATGTAGTTGTGTTTTTTGATTTATTCTCCTCATGAGATTGAACATGTTgaacatttgagaacagttttacagattttgagagataatcagttgtatgccaattttagcaaaagtgagttctggcttcgagaagtcggattccttggacacattgtctcaagtgatggtattaaagttaatccgagtaaaatttcaacaattgttgagtggaaaccacccaaaaatgtgtcagaggttagaagttttcttggattagctggttattaagacgatttgtagagggattttccatgatagctagcCCATTGACAaggttgttgcagaaagatgtcaacTTTGAATAGActgagaagtgtcagcaaagttttaacaagttaaatgcattgttgactgaagctcctattttagtacagccagaaccgggtaaagaatttgtgatttacagtgatccatacttgaatggattgggttgtgtacttatgcaggaaggtaaagtaatagcatatgtttcgagacagttaaagccacatgagaaaaactactcGACGCACGATTTaaagctagctgccattgtatttgcgtttAAGATCTGGAGtcatcacttgtatggtgagaagtgtcgaatattcattgaccataaaagtttgaaatacttgatgcctagaaagatttgaacttgaggcaaagaagatggctagagttgattaaagattatgagctagtgatcgactatcacccaagtaaggcaaatgttgttgctgatgccttgagtagaaagtctttatttacaTTGAGTGCTTTGAATAATAGTTTGGCTTTATTAGATGACggttctattttagctgagttgagagctaaaccattgtttcttgaagaaatttgtaaagctcaaaaaaatgacagtgaattgcaagctaaaagagctcagtgcGAGTCAAGTGTAGAGTCTgattttcagatcagttctgatggttgtttgatgttcagaaattggatgtgtaccgaagaatgatgagcttattcgaaagatcttacaggaagcacatagcagttctttgtctattcaaccaggtagtacaaagatgtataatgatttgaataaaACATACTGGTGGgcaagaat includes:
- the LOC107940936 gene encoding nuclear speckle RNA-binding protein B — protein: MDSSDFPTSRSPRKELQGPRPAPLKVRKDSYKIKKPPLAPQPLLQQQQQQQPIQIRPPVIIYTVSPKVIHTNPSDFMNLVQRLTGSTSSSSSGSSTLPPSTSDHPIFSDTTSGAISPAARFATIEKTKPPAEVKRQQIYEENYGFVQGIEMNPGVERISLFPGILSPGPTSLPRISPNFFSPPSDPNSIGFFHDLSPVLHGNRNFIEGSFMPSPSSFNISPFSIPSPTTPSIDLFNNFFDL